In Cyclobacteriaceae bacterium, the DNA window CCGAGGAAGCTCAGCTTATTGCAGCGCAAACCGCAAAGGGTGCGGCTTCACTCCTCTTAACCCAGGACTCTCATCCTGAAATTGAAATTGACAAAGTAACAACTCCTGAAGGTTGCACCATCGCCGGATTGAATGAGATGGAGCATCAGGGTTTAAGCAGCGCTCTCATCAAAGGTATTATCAGCTCATACGAGAAGATCAACAATATTAAAAAGTAGTATTACTCATTCTCATTTCATTTATTTCATGACCCTCTTCGACGTCTATCCTCTCTTTCCCATAACACCCACCAAAGCTCAGGGATCATATCTCTGGGATGAGAAGGGAAAAAAGTATCTTGATTTATACGGAGGTCATGCTGTTATTTCTATCGGACATTCTCATCCTCATTACATTAAGTCATTAACGGATCAGATCAATAAGATATCGTTCTATTCCAACAGCGTACAAAACCCCATTCAGGAAAAGCTCGCTGAAAAATTAGGACAGATATCAGGATACCCTGATTACCAGCTTTTTCTCTGCAATTCCGGAGCGGAAGCAAATGAAAATGCATTGAAACTTGCATCATTTGTTACGGGCAGAAAAAAAGTCATCGCATTTAAGAAAGCATTTCACGGTCGTACCTCAGGCGCAGTAGCAGCAACTGATAATCCAAAAATTGTTGCTCCATTCAATGCTGGTCATGACATCACATTTGTTCCAATGAATGATGAGTCTGCATTGAATGCTGTGATGGATAATTCCATTGCCGCAATCATCATTGAAGGAATTCAGGGTGTGGGTGGAATTCAGGTTCCCGAAGAATCATTTTTAAAATTCCTTGAGAAGCAATGCAAAGCGCATGGGGCCATTCTGATCCTCGATGAAATTCAAAGCGGATACGGTCGCACCGGAAAGTTCTTTGCACATCAGCATGCAGGAATACGTCCTGATATTATTACTACGGCAAAGGGAATGGGCAACGGTTTCCCCATCGGAGGTGTATTCATCAATCCAGGCATAAAACCCTGGAGTGGCATGCTGGGAACAACCTTTGGCGGCAATTATCTCGCAAGCGTCGCAGGCCTGGCGGTAATCGAAGTAATGGAAAATGAAAAGCTAATCGAAAACGCAGCCACACTAGGCAACTACTGGCTTTCTGAACTTCGTAAATTCCCGACAATAAAAGAAGTTCGAGGACAGGGATTGATGATCGGATTTGATCTTCCTGATGATAAAAAAGATGTAAGAACCAATCTGTTATTCAAGCATGCTATTTTTACAGGCGAAGCAAAACCTAATACCATTCGTCTTCTGCCGTCATTGGGATTGACGAAAGAAGAAGCCGATATTTTCCTTAAAGCATTGAAAGAAGAACTCGCATGACAAATTTTATTTCGGTTAACGACGTATCAGACATTAACGCTCTTGCTCAAAAAGCCCTTGCCTACAAAGCAGATCCGCGAAAGGATCAACATCTTGGAAGCAACAAACGAATTGGATTATTGTTCCTCAATCCAAGCATGCGGACACGTCTGAGCACTCAGGTGGCTGCTGCCAATCTCGGAATGGAAGCCATCGTATTTAATGTTGGTCAGGAAGGATGGTCACTGGAGTTTGAAGACGAAGCGATCATGAGCGGTACCACCGTTGAACACGTGAAAGACGCCGCACCAGTTCTCGGCAATTACTTCGACATTCTTGGTATTCGCACTTTTCCATCACTGAAGAACAAGGAAGATGATTACAATGAACTTTATATAAAACAATTTATTAAGTACTCTGGTATTCCGGTAGTAAGTCTTGAAAGTGCAACAGTGCACCCACTTCAAAGTCTTACGGACATCATTACCATTAAAGAGTGCTATAAAGAAAAAAGAAAGCCAAAGATCGTTCTCACCTGGGCACCTCACGTAAAGGCATTACCTCAATGCGTTGCCAACAGCTTTTCACAATGGGTGAACGCCTGGGGCGAAGCAGATTTTGTCATCACTCATCCGGAAGATTATGACCTGGATAAAAAATTCACTGCTGGAGCTACCATTCAACATAACCAGGATGAAGCGTTAAGGAATGCCGATTTTGTTTATGTGAAAAACTGGAGCACCTATGCCGATTACGGAAAGATCTATTGCAACGATCCGGAATGGATGCTTACCAATGAGAAACTGAAACTTACCAACAGCGCAAAAGTGATGCATTGTCTTCCGGTGAGAAGAAATGTTGAATTAAGTGATGAGATACTCGATGGGCCCAACAGTATTGTGACACAACAGGCGTCCAACCGGGTGTGGGCCGCTCAGGCAGTGTTGGCAGAGCTGTTGAAAAAATAGAAATTGCATTACTCAGTATGAATAAACTATACATCATCAAGATCGGAGGAAATGTACTCGACAATGAGAAATCATTGTCAAAGTTCCTGAGCGACTTTGCTTCCATCCAGGCTCCGAAAATTCTTATTCATGGTGGCGGGACGATAGCAACAAAAATCGGCGATCAGCTTGGGATAAAATCCAACTACATCAATGGAAGGAGAATCACCGATGCTCCTACCCTCGATCTTGTAACCATGGTGTATGGCGGATTGATCAACAAGCAAATGGTAGCTCAGCTGCAGAAGCTTGGATGCAATGCTATGGGTGTTACCGGTGCTGATGGCAACATGATCAAAGCCGTCAAACGACCTGTAAAAGAAACTGACTATGGTTTTGTCGGAGACATCACTCCCGACAGTGTTAATTCAACATTGCTCTATTTTCTGTTAAAACAAAATGTAATCCCGATCTTTGCTCCATTAACACACGCTGAAGGAGTGATCCTGAATACCAACGCAGATACCATCGCTTCCGTCCTTGCGGTTTCACTCAGCAAACATTTTGATGTCCGCTTGATATTCTGCTTCGAGAAGAAAGGTGTTCTGAAAAATATCAAAGATGAGAATTCCGTCATTCGTCTATTGAATACAGATACGTATAAACAATTACTGGCAGAAGGAGCTTTCGCCGATGGAATTCTTCCCAAGCTTGAAAATTCATTCTCCGCTATTCAATCAGGAGTAAAAGAAGTTCTGATAGGACAGGCAGAAGATCTATTGAAGAATACCAAGGAAGAAACTGAAGGAACACTGATCAAGCACTAGTTTTGAACAAAGACCAACTATATCGCACTGCACTTGATCTTCTTCAACAACTGATCGCCATTCCGTCTTTTAGCCGGGAAGAAAATAAAACAGCTGACCTCCTGGAAGATTTCTTTCGCAAGCATTCGATCGAACCGCTCAGAAAAGGAAACAATGTCTGGGTGCTGAATGAATTTTATTCGGTCGATAAGCCAACGCTACTCTTAAATTCCCATCACGATACAGTAAAGCCAAATCCTGGTTATACACGCGAACCTTTTGCTGCAACCATCGAAGACGGAAAACTTTTTGGTTTGGGAAGCAATGATGCAGGCGGACCGTTGGTTTCTCTGATCGCAACGTTTCTTTATTTCAATGATCAAAAGGATTTAAAATACAACGTCATTTTCGCAGCTTCCGCTGAAGAGGAGATTTCCGGTCATCAGGGAATCGAAAGCATCTGGTCGTCGCTTCCCAAAATTGATTTTGCAATTGTCGGAGAGCCAACCCTCACAGATATCGCTGTGGCGGAAAAGGGACTGATGGTAATTGATTGCGTCAGCCAC includes these proteins:
- a CDS encoding aminotransferase class III-fold pyridoxal phosphate-dependent enzyme, yielding MTLFDVYPLFPITPTKAQGSYLWDEKGKKYLDLYGGHAVISIGHSHPHYIKSLTDQINKISFYSNSVQNPIQEKLAEKLGQISGYPDYQLFLCNSGAEANENALKLASFVTGRKKVIAFKKAFHGRTSGAVAATDNPKIVAPFNAGHDITFVPMNDESALNAVMDNSIAAIIIEGIQGVGGIQVPEESFLKFLEKQCKAHGAILILDEIQSGYGRTGKFFAHQHAGIRPDIITTAKGMGNGFPIGGVFINPGIKPWSGMLGTTFGGNYLASVAGLAVIEVMENEKLIENAATLGNYWLSELRKFPTIKEVRGQGLMIGFDLPDDKKDVRTNLLFKHAIFTGEAKPNTIRLLPSLGLTKEEADIFLKALKEELA
- a CDS encoding acetylornithine carbamoyltransferase, with translation MTNFISVNDVSDINALAQKALAYKADPRKDQHLGSNKRIGLLFLNPSMRTRLSTQVAAANLGMEAIVFNVGQEGWSLEFEDEAIMSGTTVEHVKDAAPVLGNYFDILGIRTFPSLKNKEDDYNELYIKQFIKYSGIPVVSLESATVHPLQSLTDIITIKECYKEKRKPKIVLTWAPHVKALPQCVANSFSQWVNAWGEADFVITHPEDYDLDKKFTAGATIQHNQDEALRNADFVYVKNWSTYADYGKIYCNDPEWMLTNEKLKLTNSAKVMHCLPVRRNVELSDEILDGPNSIVTQQASNRVWAAQAVLAELLKK
- a CDS encoding M20 family metallo-hydrolase codes for the protein MNKDQLYRTALDLLQQLIAIPSFSREENKTADLLEDFFRKHSIEPLRKGNNVWVLNEFYSVDKPTLLLNSHHDTVKPNPGYTREPFAATIEDGKLFGLGSNDAGGPLVSLIATFLYFNDQKDLKYNVIFAASAEEEISGHQGIESIWSSLPKIDFAIVGEPTLTDIAVAEKGLMVIDCVSHGKAGHAAREEGDNAIYNALKDIEWFRTYAFPKISKSLGKVKMSVTVINAGQAHNQVPPECKFTVDIRVTDAYTLEEVLAIIKENVRCTITPRSLRLRPSGIADDHSLVVAAKKLGKKLYGSPTTSDQALIPVDSIKMGPGDSARSHSADEFIYVNEISEGIDSYISLIEESAKA
- the argB gene encoding acetylglutamate kinase yields the protein MNKLYIIKIGGNVLDNEKSLSKFLSDFASIQAPKILIHGGGTIATKIGDQLGIKSNYINGRRITDAPTLDLVTMVYGGLINKQMVAQLQKLGCNAMGVTGADGNMIKAVKRPVKETDYGFVGDITPDSVNSTLLYFLLKQNVIPIFAPLTHAEGVILNTNADTIASVLAVSLSKHFDVRLIFCFEKKGVLKNIKDENSVIRLLNTDTYKQLLAEGAFADGILPKLENSFSAIQSGVKEVLIGQAEDLLKNTKEETEGTLIKH